A genomic region of Cydia amplana chromosome 5, ilCydAmpl1.1, whole genome shotgun sequence contains the following coding sequences:
- the LOC134648183 gene encoding uncharacterized protein K02A2.6-like, translated as MSIGKLQVLQPFDPSADDWALYVDRLEQYFIVNTVTEELKVPTLITVMGSASYELLVTLCTPDKPSTKKFEVLKELMTNHLQPKRSIMAERYKFRQRIQKKGESLAVYVADLKKLTKYCDFKTELENNLRDQFVCGIADDTIRQRLFVEDGLTFAKAWKLAVAMEAAEKDAAAVDSRTRGTGKEVVEVLYASASGARTQGSSGPWRANGANQAAGRSKAASQAWAGRAQAKPAPVAGAAGAPRGRDQGQCRACGGSHDAATCKFRIYSCRVCMQQGHLKKMCPRLQTGARVHALDANEEDEEELLNEVPFNALSVGNLSRYKPFMMTLDVNGICLEMEVDTGSAISCISLECYQKLFKHLPILTPNVLLNYYAGGGFRPFGRITPIVKYKNKEISLDLFVIDGGKNPLLGRQWLYELTMGLEQFSCNKIDTKCELTMDSLISRYKDVFADGLGRYTGGPVALRVRSGAAPVYMRARPLAYAMRAPVERALDQLQRDGIITPVETSDWATPIVPVVKRDGGIRICGDYKLTLNRCLEIDRFPLPRVEDLLVKLHGGETFSKIDLSQAYAQFELDEASKPYTVINTHKGLYMYNRLIYGLSSSPGIFQRKLEQLFADLPRVGVFLDDVIITGVDREDHLRTLHQVLGRLEKFGLKVKKEKCSFFAESVTYLGFRISKQGVHTCPEKIKVIKDMAIPANVTELRSFIGMIMYYGKFVKNISMTLTPLYKLLRKGASFIWTKECSEAFNAVKRYLVSSSVLAHYDPELPLCLTTDASSSGVGAVISHQMPDGTERPVAYASRVLNAAEVNYSQIQREALGIVFGIKKFHQYLYGRRFLLRTDHKPLVSIFGDKGGIPAMAASRLQRWAVILSGYQYDIEYVPTDKNGADALSRLPVGKQAADRTEVTYVQFVQDFLPITSDQVRTNLKTDDLLRKVVMYLQSGWPAKCDDPELQPYWVRRHELYSEAGCIMWGYRMVIPTTLRYDVLRELHIGHFGVVKMKSLARSYVWWPGIDAEIEKTCRECTTCALEAPAPAKSTPQAWPYLEEVWSRVHMDFLGPLNGMTYLVVVDSSSKWIEVKQMTRTTADDVIRVLREIFARFGLPKVVVSDNGPPFTSGELTQFMQFNGIKQTFSPVYHPSSNGAAEGAVKLVKKTILKALRDRQDMDAALQSYLLAYRNSIHSSTGESPARLLQRRGLRTRLDLLRADAGARAHECARAAQLQQRENAGGVSRSCSVGDNVWARNFSKGEKWVSGTITEQLGSRNYLVQREDGQIIKRHIDQLRNNSRLAITACPAAVDDDNNNHENSEPCAPPEPTAVPPAPIPKRVPVPVERYGNPVLY; from the coding sequence ATGTCGATTGGAAAGTTGCAAGTGTTACAACCGTTTGATCCAAGCGCGGACGATTGGGCGTTGTATGTGGATAGGTTAGAACAATATTTCATCGTGAATACCGTAACGGAGGAATTGAAAGTCCCTACGTTAATTACAGTGATGGGCAGTGCAAGTTACGAGTTACTAGTGACATTGTGTACGCCGGACAAGCCGTCAACAAAGAAATTTGAAGTGTTAAAAGAACTGATGACTAATCATTTACAGCCTAAAAGGAGCATAATGGCGGAACGTTACAAATTTCGTCaacgaatacaaaaaaaaggcgAGTCGTTGGCTGTCTATGTCGCGGATTTAAAGAAGTTGACTAAATATTGTGACTTTAAGACTGAATTGGAAAATAATCTGCGGGATCAATTCGTGTGCGGCATAGCGGACGATACTATTAGGCAGAGGTTGTTCGTAGAAGACGGGTTGACATTCGCCAAGGCCTGGAAGTTGGCGGTTGCCATGGAGGCCGCAGAGAAAGACGCAGCGGCAGTCGATAGTAGGACGCGCGGCACTGGTAAAGAGGTCGTGGAAGTGCTATACGCATCGGCCAGCGGGGCCAGAACACAGGGCTCGTCGGGGCCCTGGAGGGCTAACGGGGCAAACCAGGCAGCGGGGCGCAGCAAGGCGGCGTCGCAGGCATGGGCCGGGCGCGCGCAGGCGAAGCCGGCGCCCGTGGCGGGAGCGGCAGGAGCGCCGCGCGGTCGCGATCAGGGCCAGTGTCGTGCTTGTGGCGGCAGTCATGATGCGGCGACTTGCAAATTCCGCATTTATTCTTGTCGCGTATGCATGCAACAAGGTCATTTAAAGAAGATGTGTCCCCGACTACAAACCGGAGCGAGGGTGCATGCGTTGGATGCAAATGAGGAGGATGAGGAGGAGTTGTTGAACGAGGTACCATTTAACGCTTTATCTGTAGGCAATTTAAGTCGTTATAAACCGTTTATGATGACATTGGACGTTAACGGAATATGTTTAGAAATGGAAGTTGACACCGGTAGTGCCATTTCATGTATAAGTCTAGAATGCtatcaaaaattatttaaacatttacCTATTTTAACACCTAATGTATTACTCAACTATTACGCAGGAGGAGGTTTTCGCCCATTCGGTAGAATTACTCCAattgttaaatataaaaacaaagagaTATCTTTAGATTTATTTGTTATAGATGGGGGCAAAAACCCATTGTTAGGTAGACAATGGCTGTACGAATTGACAATGGGTTTGGAGCAATTTAGTTGTAATAAAATCGATACCAAATGTGAACTTACTATGGATTCATTGATTTCTAGGTATAAGGATGTGTTCGCGGACGGGCTCGGGCGGTACACGGGCGGCCCGGTGGCGCTGCGCGTGCGCTCGGGCGCCGCGCCGGTGTACATGCGCGCGCGGCCGCTGGCGTACGCGATGCGCGCGCCGGTGGAGCGCGCGCTGGACCAGCTGCAGCGGGACGGCATTATCACGCCGGTTGAGACGTCAGACTGGGCCACGCCGATAGTACCGGTAGTCAAGCGTGATGGAGGTATTCGCATTTGTGGCGATTATAAATTAACACTGAACAGATGTTTAGAAATTGACCGTTTTCCCTTGCCTAGAGTTGAGGACCTGCTTGTCAAATTACACGGGGGGGAAAcgttttcaaaaattgattTGTCTCAAGCTTATGCACAATTCGAGTTGGACGAGGCATCAAAACCTTATACCGTAATCAACACGCATAAGGGCTTGTATATGTATAATAGGCTAATCTATGGGCTATCATCGAGTCCGGGGATATTTCAAAGGAAACTGGAACAACTTTTTGCAGACTTACCGCGAGTAGGCGTGTTTCTTGATGACGTAATTATAACGGGCGTAGACAGGGAGGATCATTTGCGTACATTACATCAAGTGCTAGGACGCCTCGAGAAATTTGGGTTGAAagtaaagaaagaaaaatgctcATTCTTCGCGGAATCGGTGACTTATTTAGGGTTTCGCATTAGTAAACAAGGGGTTCACACGTGTCCGGAAAAGATTAAAGTCATTAAGGACATGGCGATACCGGCCAATGTAACCGAGCTTCGCTCATTCATAGGAATGATTATGTACTATGGGAAATTTGTTAAGAATATAAGTATGACGTTAACACCATTGTACAAGTTATTAAGGAAAGGCGCGTCGTTTATTTGGACCAAGGAGTGTTCGGAAGCGTTTAATGCCGTCAAGCGTTATTTGGTTTCCAGTTCGGTTTTGGCGCACTATGACCCTGAACTTCCGTTATGTTTGACTACGGATGCGAGTTCGAGCGGCGTCGGGGCTGTGATTTCTCACCAGATGCCAGATGGAACGGAAAGGCCTGTTGCGTACGCGTCCAGAGTGCTCAATGCGGCGGAGGTAAATTATTCTCAGATTCAAAGAGAAGCCTTGGGAATTGTGTTTGGTATAAAAAAATTCCATCAGTACCTGTACGGCCGAAGGTTTTTGCTAAGGACCGATCATAAGCCGTTGGTTTCCATATTCGGAGATAAGGGAGGTATTCCAGCGATGGCCGCAAGCAGACTACAAAGATGGGCGGTAATTTTATCGGGTTACCAGTATGACATAGAATACGTGCCTACGGACAAAAATGGAGCTGACGCATTGTCCAGGTTACCAGTGGGGAAGCAGGCAGCGGACAGGACAGAGGTAACATATGTACAATTCGTGCAGGATTTCTTACCAATTACTAGTGATCAAGTCAGAACCAATTTAAAAACAGATGATCTACTGAGAAAAGTGGTTATGTATTTGCAGTCAGGTTGGCCAGCAAAGTGCGACGATCCAGAGCTGCAGCCGTATTGGGTAAGGCGTCACGAACTGTACTCAGAAGCAGGATGTATCATGTGGGGCTACAGAATGGTGATACCCACGACATTAAGATATGACGTTCTGCGTGAGCTACATATAGGCCACTTTGGAGTTGTCAAGATGAAAAGTCTTGCCCGGAGCTATGTTTGGTGGCCCGGCATCGATGCTGAAATCGAGAAAACGTGTCGGGAATGCACCACATGCGCTTTGGAAGCACCGGCCCCAGCCAAATCTACACCCCAAGCTTGGCCATATCTCGAAGAAGTTTGGAGTAGGGTGCATATGGATTTCCTAGGTCCCTTAAACGGCATGACCTATTTAGTGGTCGTGGATTCATCGTCCAAGTGGATCGAAGTAAAACAAATGACGAGGACGACGGCAGATGACGTCATCAGAGTTTTAAGGGAGATATTTGCTCGTTTCGGGCTACCAAAAGTTGTGGTATCGGACAATGGCCCGCCGTTCACGAGCGGAGAACTCACTCAGTTCATGCAATTTAATGGCATAAAACAAACCTTCTCTCCGGTGTATCATCCATCTTCAAACGGAGCAGCAGAGGGTGCAGTAAAGCTAGTCAAAAAAACCATTTTGAAGGCGTTACGGGATAGGCAAGACATGGACGCTGCGCTCCAGTCATATTTACTAGCGTATAGGAATTCTATTCACAGTAGCACGGGGGAGTCGCCGGCGAGGTTGCTGCAGCGAAGAGGTCTGCGCACACGACTGGACCTGCTGCGTGCCGATGCCGGCGCCAGGGCGCACGAGTGTGCGCGCGCCGCGCAGCTCCAACAGCGCGAAAACGCGGGGGGCGTCTCGAGGTCGTGTAGTGTAGGTGATAATGTTTGGGCTAGGAATTTTAGCAAGGGGGAGAAATGGGTTAGCGGTACGATCACGGAACAATTGGGTTCACGTAATTATTTGGTGCAAAGGGAAGACGGTCAAATTATTAAAAGGCATATAGATCAGTTACGTAATAATTCACGCTTAGCTATAACGGCGTGCCCAGCGGCGGTCGATGACGATAATAATAACCATGAGAACTCGGAGCCGTGTGCGCCACCGGAGCCCACCGCTGTGCCTCCCGCCCCGATACCGAAACGTGTGCCAGTGCCCGTAGAAAGATATGGTAATCCCGTATTATATTAA